A genomic stretch from Colwellia sp. Arc7-635 includes:
- a CDS encoding zinc ribbon-containing protein: protein MKKEQSRIEEVYKKLQTWLEETKESEVRSIAELLEQAKTILIAAEQIPEQKVKQFIANLKYDLSDFYQQYQADIKHSTYLDLLNESLWSDLAQITDKSQVEWAELMDDFQHQDGYHVGDYVGFGQLQCQACQHCVTYTHANVVTDCIACGGKDFRRLSLTP, encoded by the coding sequence ATGAAAAAAGAACAATCACGTATCGAAGAGGTTTATAAAAAACTGCAAACTTGGCTTGAAGAAACTAAAGAGAGTGAAGTGCGCTCAATTGCAGAATTACTTGAGCAAGCAAAAACTATTCTTATTGCAGCAGAACAAATTCCTGAGCAGAAAGTTAAACAATTTATTGCTAACCTTAAATATGATTTGAGTGACTTTTATCAGCAATATCAAGCCGACATTAAACATTCGACTTATTTAGATCTGTTAAATGAAAGTTTGTGGTCAGATTTAGCTCAAATTACTGATAAGTCACAAGTAGAATGGGCCGAGCTGATGGATGATTTCCAGCATCAAGATGGTTACCATGTCGGTGATTATGTTGGTTTTGGTCAATTGCAATGTCAAGCATGCCAGCATTGTGTTACCTATACCCATGCGAATGTAGTGACTGATTGTATCGCCTGTGGTGGAAAAGACTTTCGTCGTTTGAGTTTAACTCCGTAA
- the leuS gene encoding leucine--tRNA ligase translates to MESTYNPQSIEADVQKFWIDNNTFKAEELPGKEKFYCLAMFPYPSGRLHMGHVRNYSLGDVISRYQRMQGKNVMQPMGWDAFGLPAENAAIKNNSAPAKWTYENIDYMRNQLKSLGFGYDWSRELATCKKDYYRWEQWFFTQLYEKGLVYKKNATVNWDPVDQTVLANEQVIDGRGWRSGALVERKEIPQWFIKITDYAEELIDDLDQLTDWPEQVKTMQRNWIGRSEGVEMTFQVVDSTESFDIYTTRPDTLMGVTYVALAAQHPLALAAAESSTELADFILSCKTNKSTEADMATMEKKGVDTGLKAIHPISGEIVPVWAANFVLMDYGSGAVMSVPGHDQRDWEFATKYGLEIKQVIAGTESDDVTKAAITEKNSLVNSGEFDGLSFEEAFKAVSDKLVSENKGKVTVNYRLRDWGVSRQRYWGTPIPMMHLANGESVPVPADQLPVELPEDVIMNGVTSPIKDNPEWAKTTFNGEEAFRETDTFDTFMESSWYYARYCSPNDDTQMLDPAKANYWLPVDQYIGGIEHAILHLLYARFFHKLLRDAGLVDSDEPFKKLLCQGMVLADTYYREADNGGQDWIAPTDVDVERDEKGHVTSAISKLDGKPVISAGMSKMSKSKNNGIDPQEVIELYGADTVRLFIMFTSPPEQTLEWSDSGVEGAHRFLKRVWKLTYDFTQAAELSNAAPSIAGLTLNSAQKTLRRELHKTIAKVSDDIGRRNTFNTAIAAVMELMNHLSKASIESNEDRVVMHEAIRAVVLMLTPIVPHLSHHLWNMIGDGNPVENTAWPVVDDSALVEDEKLIIVQVNGKLRAKITVSADATKETVEKIGFDDPSVSKFIDGKTVRKVIYVPGKLLNIVAN, encoded by the coding sequence ATGGAATCCACTTACAACCCCCAATCAATTGAAGCCGACGTTCAGAAATTTTGGATTGATAACAACACCTTCAAAGCTGAAGAGTTACCAGGAAAAGAAAAGTTTTATTGCTTGGCAATGTTTCCATACCCAAGTGGTCGTCTCCATATGGGCCACGTACGTAATTACAGCTTAGGTGATGTGATTTCTCGTTACCAACGTATGCAAGGTAAAAACGTCATGCAACCTATGGGTTGGGACGCGTTTGGTTTACCTGCTGAAAATGCGGCGATTAAAAACAACTCAGCTCCGGCCAAATGGACCTATGAAAACATTGATTACATGCGTAACCAATTAAAATCATTAGGATTTGGCTACGACTGGAGTCGTGAGCTAGCAACCTGTAAAAAAGACTATTACCGTTGGGAACAATGGTTTTTCACTCAGCTTTATGAAAAAGGCTTAGTGTATAAGAAAAATGCTACGGTTAATTGGGATCCAGTTGATCAAACCGTACTAGCTAACGAACAAGTTATTGATGGTCGTGGTTGGCGTTCGGGCGCGCTAGTTGAGCGTAAAGAAATTCCACAGTGGTTTATTAAGATTACTGATTATGCTGAAGAGTTAATTGACGATTTAGATCAATTAACTGATTGGCCTGAACAAGTTAAAACCATGCAACGCAACTGGATTGGTCGCTCTGAAGGCGTAGAAATGACCTTTCAAGTGGTCGACTCCACAGAGAGCTTTGACATATATACCACACGTCCAGATACATTGATGGGTGTTACTTATGTCGCTTTAGCGGCGCAGCATCCTCTAGCTCTAGCAGCTGCTGAAAGTAGCACTGAACTTGCTGATTTTATTTTAAGCTGTAAAACCAATAAATCTACTGAAGCCGATATGGCGACAATGGAGAAAAAAGGCGTTGATACTGGCTTAAAAGCAATACACCCTATCAGTGGTGAAATAGTACCGGTTTGGGCTGCTAACTTCGTCTTGATGGATTATGGCTCTGGCGCGGTTATGTCAGTACCAGGTCACGATCAACGAGATTGGGAATTTGCCACTAAATACGGTTTAGAAATTAAACAAGTTATTGCGGGCACTGAAAGTGACGACGTTACTAAAGCTGCGATTACTGAAAAAAATAGTTTAGTTAACTCTGGCGAATTCGATGGTTTAAGCTTTGAAGAAGCTTTCAAAGCAGTTTCAGATAAATTAGTCAGTGAAAACAAGGGTAAAGTAACGGTAAATTACCGCTTACGTGACTGGGGTGTTTCTCGCCAACGTTATTGGGGTACCCCAATTCCAATGATGCATTTAGCCAATGGTGAATCGGTGCCAGTACCGGCCGACCAATTACCTGTTGAGTTGCCTGAAGATGTCATCATGAATGGTGTTACCTCACCAATCAAAGACAATCCGGAATGGGCAAAAACAACGTTCAATGGCGAAGAAGCATTTCGTGAAACGGACACCTTTGATACCTTTATGGAATCATCGTGGTATTACGCACGTTATTGTTCACCAAATGATGATACGCAAATGTTAGATCCTGCTAAAGCTAATTATTGGTTGCCTGTTGATCAATATATTGGTGGTATCGAGCATGCGATCCTACATTTACTTTATGCGCGCTTTTTCCATAAATTATTACGTGATGCTGGCTTAGTTGATTCTGATGAACCGTTCAAAAAATTACTATGCCAAGGCATGGTACTAGCAGACACTTATTATCGTGAAGCTGATAATGGCGGACAAGATTGGATTGCACCAACCGATGTTGACGTTGAGCGCGATGAAAAAGGCCACGTAACTTCTGCGATTAGCAAGTTAGATGGTAAACCCGTTATTTCTGCTGGCATGAGCAAAATGTCAAAATCGAAAAATAACGGTATTGACCCACAAGAAGTTATCGAGCTTTACGGCGCAGATACTGTACGTTTATTTATCATGTTTACCTCGCCACCAGAGCAAACCTTAGAATGGTCTGATTCAGGTGTTGAAGGCGCACATAGGTTCTTAAAACGTGTGTGGAAATTGACTTATGACTTCACTCAAGCAGCAGAGCTTTCAAATGCCGCACCGAGCATTGCCGGTTTAACGCTTAATTCAGCGCAAAAAACCTTACGTCGTGAGCTTCATAAAACGATTGCTAAAGTAAGTGATGATATTGGTCGTCGTAATACTTTCAATACCGCCATTGCTGCAGTCATGGAGCTAATGAATCATCTAAGTAAAGCTAGCATTGAAAGCAATGAAGACCGCGTAGTTATGCATGAAGCAATTCGTGCGGTGGTATTAATGCTAACGCCTATCGTGCCGCACTTAAGCCATCATTTATGGAATATGATTGGTGATGGTAATCCTGTTGAAAACACAGCGTGGCCAGTGGTTGATGACAGTGCTTTAGTTGAAGATGAAAAGTTAATTATTGTGCAAGTAAACGGTAAATTGCGCGCTAAAATTACTGTTTCAGCCGATGCGACGAAAGAAACTGTTGAAAAAATTGGTTTTGATGACCCAAGTGTCAGCAAATTTATCGATGGCAAAACTGTACGTAAAGTAATCTACGTTCCTGGTAAGCTATTAAATATTGTTGCTAATTAA
- the lptE gene encoding LPS assembly lipoprotein LptE has translation MNQLIIRQVSKLVSFSIILALLNGCGFQLRGNYLLAPELQTMEFSSVDQFGELTRLVKQHLTINDVKLVQQSAKEIPQMRILQDNLDRRTLSVFPNGQVAEYELIYTVRYQILIPGEDVKKFSFELNRDYQDDPDIALAKSRELSLMLREMRQEAANKILRDMASIQL, from the coding sequence ATGAATCAATTGATAATTCGCCAAGTAAGCAAACTTGTATCGTTTAGCATCATATTAGCGTTGTTAAATGGTTGTGGCTTTCAATTACGCGGCAATTATTTATTAGCGCCAGAGTTACAAACGATGGAGTTTAGTTCAGTCGATCAATTTGGCGAACTAACGCGTTTAGTTAAACAACATTTAACAATTAATGATGTTAAATTGGTACAACAAAGTGCGAAAGAAATTCCGCAAATGCGGATACTACAAGACAACTTAGACAGAAGAACCTTATCTGTTTTCCCTAATGGTCAAGTAGCTGAATATGAGCTAATTTATACGGTTCGTTATCAAATATTGATCCCAGGAGAAGACGTTAAAAAGTTTAGTTTTGAGCTAAACCGTGACTATCAAGATGACCCTGATATTGCCCTAGCAAAAAGTCGTGAGTTATCATTAATGCTACGAGAAATGCGCCAAGAAGCTGCCAATAAAATCTTACGTGACATGGCTAGTATTCAGCTCTAG
- the holA gene encoding DNA polymerase III subunit delta: MRIYHNKLDSTLNQGFKPIWLVFGDEPWQKNDALEKIKNSAKKQGFDEIIRFSVDDKFNWDELFQEYQSMSLFSSLRIIEIEFTTIKIGDNGAKGVAQLLSLLHQDIQLIFHGPKLDAATPKRKWFKSLEAAGCYLPLYDIEGKQLKQWLTNQARQLQLSLNADVIDLMAELFEGNLSALTQELQKLSILFAQQPVSFAEAEQLLIKQAKFNPFQLIDTLLIGDIKKCLTILDQMQHDGSAFGQLVWFVHKEISQLYAMLEQIEQGASINDIFKEYRIWDKKKPLYQHALSHITLANAEQALARLAQVDLLSKTSSDFNAFILLSDVFISLFHDELSQNFSLDYEYN, encoded by the coding sequence ATGCGTATTTACCATAATAAACTCGACAGCACGCTTAACCAAGGTTTCAAACCTATCTGGTTAGTCTTTGGCGATGAACCATGGCAAAAAAACGACGCATTAGAAAAAATCAAGAATTCAGCGAAGAAGCAAGGTTTTGACGAAATCATACGCTTTAGTGTTGATGATAAATTTAATTGGGATGAACTATTTCAAGAATACCAGTCGATGAGCTTATTCTCCTCACTACGTATTATTGAAATAGAGTTTACTACCATAAAAATTGGTGATAATGGCGCGAAAGGCGTCGCACAATTGCTCAGCCTACTCCATCAAGATATCCAACTTATATTTCACGGTCCTAAACTTGATGCCGCAACGCCAAAGCGTAAATGGTTCAAATCATTAGAAGCTGCTGGTTGCTATTTACCTTTGTATGACATCGAAGGAAAGCAATTAAAGCAATGGTTGACTAATCAAGCCAGACAACTGCAATTAAGTTTAAATGCTGACGTTATTGATTTAATGGCTGAACTTTTTGAAGGTAACTTATCCGCTTTAACACAAGAGCTACAAAAGCTATCAATATTGTTTGCCCAACAGCCGGTCAGTTTCGCAGAAGCTGAACAACTCCTGATCAAGCAAGCTAAATTCAACCCTTTTCAACTTATCGATACCTTATTGATAGGTGATATTAAAAAGTGTTTAACCATTTTAGATCAAATGCAGCACGATGGCAGTGCCTTTGGCCAGCTGGTTTGGTTTGTTCATAAAGAAATAAGTCAACTTTATGCCATGTTAGAGCAAATCGAACAAGGGGCTAGTATTAATGACATTTTTAAGGAATACCGTATTTGGGATAAAAAGAAACCTTTATACCAACATGCTTTGAGCCATATTACCTTAGCCAACGCCGAACAAGCATTAGCACGATTAGCACAAGTGGATTTACTCAGTAAAACCAGCAGCGACTTTAATGCCTTTATCTTACTCAGTGATGTGTTTATCAGCTTATTTCACGATGAATTAAGTCAAAACTTTAGCTTAGATTATGAGTATAACTAA